From the genome of Pseudomonas sp. AB6, one region includes:
- the adeC gene encoding AdeC/AdeK/OprM family multidrug efflux complex outer membrane factor, which yields MSKSLISLAVTAFILSGCSLIPNYMQPAVPVAAQYPQGAAYSPNESANVAAAEQGWRQFFKDQALQQLIQTALVNNRDLRVAALNIDGYRAQYRIQRADLYPAISADGSASRTRTPADLSRTGTAAVGGQYSATLGLSAYELDLFGRIRSLSQQALETYFSSEEARRSTQISLVANVANAYLTWVADQEQLKLTQDTLKAFEQSYKLTLRTSEVGVSSALDLAQSRTSVEGARVKLAQYQRLVAQDVNSLTLLLGTGLPANLPANQPLASDILAQMPAGLPSDLLQRRPDILEAEHQLKAANANIGAARAAFFPSISLTASAGTGSADLSGLFKGGSGTWLFQPQISLPIFNAGSLRASLDYSKIQKDIGVANYEKTIQTAFQEVSDGLASRQTYNEQLQAQRDLVTANRDYYRLAERRYRIGIDSNLTFLDAQRQLFSAQQSLISDRLSQLTSEVNLYKALGGGWYEQTANQNKPTTGDVPETRLF from the coding sequence ATGAGCAAGTCCTTGATCTCGCTGGCAGTCACTGCGTTCATTCTTAGCGGCTGCTCGTTGATTCCTAATTACATGCAGCCTGCAGTACCTGTCGCGGCGCAATACCCGCAGGGTGCTGCCTATTCGCCAAATGAATCAGCAAATGTCGCAGCGGCCGAACAAGGCTGGCGGCAGTTCTTTAAGGATCAGGCTCTGCAACAACTGATCCAGACTGCACTGGTCAATAACCGTGATCTGCGTGTCGCGGCGCTGAACATAGACGGTTATCGCGCGCAATATCGCATTCAGCGCGCAGACCTATATCCGGCAATTTCGGCCGACGGAAGCGCCTCTCGTACGCGAACTCCTGCAGATTTATCAAGGACCGGAACAGCTGCTGTAGGCGGTCAGTATTCAGCAACGTTGGGCCTCAGCGCTTACGAACTGGATCTGTTTGGTCGCATTCGCAGCCTTAGTCAGCAAGCACTTGAGACGTATTTTTCCAGTGAGGAAGCCCGCCGTAGCACGCAGATCAGCTTGGTGGCCAACGTAGCCAACGCCTACCTGACCTGGGTTGCTGACCAGGAACAACTCAAGCTGACTCAAGACACACTTAAGGCGTTCGAGCAGAGCTATAAGCTTACCTTGCGCACTAGCGAAGTCGGAGTATCGTCGGCGCTCGACTTGGCGCAATCGCGCACTTCAGTCGAAGGCGCTCGTGTCAAGCTTGCGCAATATCAACGTCTGGTTGCGCAAGATGTGAACAGCCTGACGCTGCTATTGGGTACCGGGTTGCCCGCCAATCTGCCAGCGAACCAACCCCTCGCTAGCGATATTCTTGCGCAAATGCCAGCAGGCTTACCGTCGGACTTGTTGCAGCGTCGCCCCGACATCCTTGAGGCGGAACATCAGCTCAAAGCGGCCAACGCTAATATCGGCGCGGCAAGAGCAGCGTTCTTCCCAAGCATCAGCCTGACGGCCAGCGCCGGTACTGGCAGCGCGGACTTGTCGGGTCTGTTCAAGGGTGGGTCGGGTACTTGGTTGTTCCAGCCGCAAATCAGCCTGCCTATATTCAACGCAGGCAGTCTACGTGCAAGCTTGGACTACTCGAAGATTCAAAAAGACATTGGCGTCGCCAACTACGAGAAAACGATTCAGACAGCGTTCCAAGAAGTCTCTGACGGCTTGGCATCACGCCAAACCTACAACGAGCAACTTCAAGCACAACGCGATCTGGTCACCGCTAACCGGGACTACTACCGTTTGGCTGAACGTCGTTATCGCATCGGTATCGACAGCAACCTGACGTTCCTTGATGCCCAGCGCCAGTTGTTTTCTGCGCAGCAATCGTTGATCAGTGACCGTCTCTCGCAGCTGACCAGCGAAGTTAATCTGTACAAAGCCTTAGGTGGCGGTTGGTACGAACAAACCGCTAACCAAAACAAACCCACTACAGGCGACGTTCCAGAAACCAGACTCTTCTAG
- the pcaD gene encoding 3-oxoadipate enol-lactonase gives MGFLQLADGDLHYQLEGPEGAPVLVLSNSLGTNLQMWDTQMPTFIKYFRVLRYDTRGHGRSLVTPGPYSIRQLAIDVLTLLDGLSIPQAHFCGISMGGLIGQWLGIHANERLRKLVLCNTAAKIGGPQMWESRIATIQRDGGSAMAALRDESVARWFTPGFEDAYPEKVTPITDMLAASSPEGYVACCAAVRDADFSDQLGSISAPTLVISGILDPVTPPAGGRFLNEHIPYSLLEEVHAAHLSNIEAGDVFTSHVREFLLG, from the coding sequence ATGGGATTTTTACAACTCGCCGACGGTGATTTGCATTACCAACTCGAAGGTCCAGAAGGCGCACCGGTACTGGTGTTATCCAATTCCTTGGGCACAAATCTGCAGATGTGGGACACCCAGATGCCAACCTTCATCAAGTACTTTCGGGTGCTGCGCTACGACACCCGTGGGCACGGACGCTCGCTGGTCACCCCCGGGCCCTATAGCATCAGGCAATTAGCTATTGATGTGTTGACGTTGCTCGACGGACTGTCGATCCCCCAAGCGCATTTTTGCGGCATATCCATGGGCGGGCTGATCGGGCAGTGGCTGGGGATTCATGCCAACGAACGCTTGCGCAAACTTGTGCTGTGCAATACCGCCGCGAAAATTGGCGGCCCGCAGATGTGGGAATCGCGCATTGCAACCATACAGCGTGATGGCGGATCGGCCATGGCCGCCTTGCGTGACGAGTCCGTCGCACGCTGGTTTACCCCGGGATTTGAGGATGCCTACCCGGAAAAGGTAACGCCCATCACCGACATGCTCGCTGCCTCCTCGCCGGAAGGTTATGTCGCTTGCTGCGCTGCTGTGCGTGACGCGGATTTCAGTGATCAGTTAGGTTCGATCAGCGCGCCGACATTGGTGATCTCAGGCATCCTGGACCCGGTAACGCCACCTGCAGGCGGGCGATTTCTCAACGAGCACATTCCGTACTCTTTGCTCGAAGAAGTTCACGCAGCGCATCTTTCCAACATCGAAGCGGGGGATGTGTTCACCAGTCATGTACGGGAGTTTTTGTTAGGTTGA
- a CDS encoding MFS family transporter, whose translation MTITTTAIPEPAHYTPEERKKRIFAIVGASSGNLVEWFDFYVYAFCAIYFAPAFFPSDDPTVQLLNTAGVFAAGFLMRPIGGWLFGRVADKHGRKNSMMISVLMMCGGSLVIACLPTYASIGAWAPALLLVARLFQGLSVGGEYGTTATYMSEIALRGQRGFFGSFQYVTLIGGQLLAVLTVVILQQFLDSSELKAYGWRIPFVIGAIAALISLFLRRSLKETSSAEMRNDKDAGSISALFRDHKAAFITVLGYTAGGSLIFYTFTTYMQKYLVNTGGMTPKTASYIMTCVLFLYMCMQPLFGMLADKIGRRNSMLWFGALGTLCTVPILMTLKTTTNPFIAFLLITFALAIVSFYTSISGLVKAEMFPPKIRALGVGLAYAVANAIFGGSAEFVALSLKNQGMESNFYWYVTVMMAVAFLFSLRLPKQPVYLHHDH comes from the coding sequence ATGACAATAACAACTACAGCTATACCCGAGCCTGCACATTACACCCCGGAAGAACGCAAAAAGCGGATCTTCGCCATCGTCGGTGCCTCTTCGGGCAACCTGGTTGAGTGGTTCGATTTCTACGTGTATGCCTTTTGCGCGATCTATTTTGCGCCTGCGTTTTTCCCTTCTGACGATCCGACTGTTCAACTGCTCAACACAGCAGGTGTGTTTGCTGCGGGCTTCTTGATGCGTCCGATTGGTGGCTGGTTGTTTGGTCGAGTGGCCGACAAGCATGGCCGCAAAAACTCGATGATGATTTCAGTACTGATGATGTGTGGTGGTTCGTTGGTCATTGCCTGCCTGCCAACCTATGCCTCGATTGGCGCTTGGGCACCCGCGCTGTTGTTGGTGGCTCGGCTGTTTCAAGGCTTGTCCGTCGGCGGTGAGTACGGCACTACGGCGACCTACATGAGCGAAATTGCCCTTAGAGGGCAGCGTGGCTTTTTCGGATCATTCCAGTATGTAACTCTGATTGGCGGCCAATTGTTGGCGGTGTTGACGGTGGTGATCCTGCAACAGTTCCTCGACTCTAGTGAGCTGAAGGCTTACGGCTGGCGAATTCCGTTTGTGATTGGTGCCATTGCTGCATTGATTTCATTGTTCTTGCGCCGCTCGCTTAAAGAAACCAGCAGCGCAGAAATGCGTAATGATAAAGATGCCGGCAGTATCTCGGCCTTGTTTCGCGATCATAAAGCAGCATTCATTACCGTACTGGGCTACACGGCCGGTGGCTCGCTGATTTTCTACACCTTTACCACGTACATGCAGAAATACCTGGTGAACACGGGCGGCATGACCCCGAAAACCGCCAGCTACATCATGACCTGTGTGTTGTTCCTCTATATGTGCATGCAACCATTGTTCGGCATGTTAGCGGACAAAATCGGCCGTCGTAATTCGATGTTATGGTTCGGTGCGCTCGGCACCCTATGCACTGTACCGATCCTGATGACCCTGAAAACCACCACCAATCCATTCATAGCCTTCTTGCTGATTACCTTTGCGCTGGCGATTGTCAGCTTCTATACCTCGATCAGTGGCCTGGTGAAAGCGGAGATGTTTCCGCCAAAAATTCGTGCGTTAGGTGTTGGGCTTGCTTATGCAGTCGCTAATGCTATTTTCGGCGGCTCAGCGGAATTTGTCGCGCTTTCACTGAAAAATCAGGGCATGGAGAGCAACTTTTATTGGTACGTGACGGTCATGATGGCGGTCGCATTTCTGTTCAGCTTGCGACTGCCTAAACAGCCGGTGTATCTGCATCACGACCATTGA
- the pcaF gene encoding 3-oxoadipyl-CoA thiolase, which yields MRDVYICDAIRTPIGRFGGGLATVRADNLAAVPIKALMERNPSVDWRQVDEVFFGCANQAGEDNRNVARMAALLAGLPESVPGVTLNRLCASGMDAVGSAFRAIASGEMELAIAGGVESMSRAPFVMGKADAAFSRDMKLEDTTIGWRFINPLMKARYGVDSMPQTGDNVAEDFAISRADQDAFALRSQQKAAIAQAAGFFDEEIVPVRIVHKKGETVVSQDEHPRADTSLERLGKLNPINGADKTVTAGNASGVNDGAAAMILASADAVKKHGLTARARVLGMASAAVAPRVMGIGPVPAVRKLVERLGLSVTDFDVIELNEAFASQGLAVLRELGIADDAPHVNPNGGAIALGHPLGMSGARLVLTALHQLEKTGGHKALATMCVGVGQGLALAIERV from the coding sequence ATGCGTGACGTTTATATTTGTGATGCGATTCGTACGCCCATCGGCCGATTCGGCGGGGGCCTTGCAACGGTGCGTGCTGACAATTTAGCCGCTGTACCGATCAAGGCGCTGATGGAGCGCAACCCATCTGTGGACTGGCGACAGGTTGATGAAGTGTTTTTCGGTTGTGCTAACCAAGCCGGCGAAGATAACCGCAACGTGGCGCGAATGGCTGCTTTGCTGGCGGGCTTGCCGGAGAGTGTTCCTGGCGTCACGCTTAACCGACTTTGCGCGTCTGGGATGGACGCTGTTGGCAGTGCGTTCCGAGCCATCGCCAGCGGTGAGATGGAGCTTGCGATTGCGGGCGGTGTCGAGTCGATGTCCAGGGCGCCCTTCGTCATGGGCAAAGCGGATGCGGCGTTCTCTCGTGACATGAAATTGGAAGACACCACGATTGGCTGGCGCTTTATCAATCCGCTAATGAAGGCTCGATACGGTGTCGACTCAATGCCACAGACCGGCGATAACGTGGCCGAGGATTTCGCAATCTCCCGCGCCGATCAAGACGCCTTCGCGTTACGCAGCCAGCAAAAAGCAGCTATCGCTCAGGCGGCGGGGTTTTTCGACGAAGAAATAGTGCCGGTGCGTATCGTCCATAAAAAAGGTGAAACGGTTGTGTCGCAGGATGAGCATCCTCGTGCCGATACCAGCCTTGAAAGGTTGGGCAAACTCAACCCCATCAATGGCGCTGACAAAACCGTTACGGCGGGTAATGCATCTGGCGTTAACGATGGCGCGGCAGCAATGATTCTGGCCTCTGCCGACGCAGTAAAAAAACACGGATTAACCGCACGTGCCCGTGTCTTGGGCATGGCCAGCGCGGCAGTCGCCCCTCGGGTTATGGGCATTGGCCCGGTGCCCGCTGTTCGCAAATTGGTCGAGCGTCTAGGGCTGTCAGTTACCGATTTCGATGTCATAGAACTCAACGAGGCGTTCGCCAGCCAAGGGCTGGCGGTGTTACGTGAATTGGGCATTGCCGACGACGCACCGCACGTTAATCCAAACGGCGGAGCTATTGCGTTGGGTCATCCACTGGGCATGAGCGGCGCGCGCCTAGTGCTGACAGCGCTACATCAGCTGGAAAAAACCGGCGGCCATAAAGCCCTTGCAACGATGTGTGTGGGGGTCGGCCAAGGGCTGGCGCTAGCCATCGAGCGCGTCTGA
- a CDS encoding CoA-transferase subunit beta, with protein sequence MTYTTNEMMTVAAARRLRNGSVCFVGIGLPSKAANLARLTSAPDVVLIYESGPIGAKPSVLPLSIGDGELAETADTVVSTSEIFRYWLQGGRVDVGFLGAAQVDRFGNINTTVVGDYYHPKVRLPGAGGAPEIAGSAKSVLIILKQSARAFVNKLDFITSVGHGEGGDSRKKLGLPGAGPVGIITDLCIMEPELVTHEFVVTTLHPGVTREQVIAATGWDVRFAQSVVISDVPSNVELTALRDLEARTAAAHGQTPGEA encoded by the coding sequence ATGACTTACACGACCAATGAAATGATGACTGTCGCTGCGGCCCGTCGATTGAGAAATGGTTCAGTATGCTTCGTGGGTATTGGTCTGCCGTCCAAGGCGGCAAACCTGGCCCGGCTTACTTCTGCGCCAGACGTTGTACTGATTTATGAGTCCGGCCCGATTGGCGCCAAGCCCAGCGTTCTGCCGTTGTCGATCGGTGACGGGGAATTGGCGGAAACCGCTGATACCGTCGTCTCCACAAGCGAGATTTTTCGTTATTGGCTGCAAGGCGGCCGAGTCGACGTCGGTTTTCTAGGCGCGGCTCAAGTCGACCGCTTCGGCAACATCAACACCACGGTGGTCGGCGACTATTACCATCCGAAAGTACGCTTGCCGGGAGCGGGCGGGGCACCGGAGATTGCCGGTTCGGCGAAATCGGTGTTGATCATTCTCAAACAGTCGGCACGAGCGTTCGTTAACAAGCTCGACTTCATCACCTCTGTCGGTCACGGCGAAGGTGGTGATTCGCGCAAAAAACTGGGGCTGCCGGGCGCCGGCCCCGTCGGCATCATTACTGACCTGTGCATCATGGAGCCCGAACTTGTTACCCATGAATTCGTGGTCACCACGCTGCACCCAGGCGTCACCCGGGAGCAGGTGATTGCAGCCACCGGTTGGGACGTGCGCTTTGCCCAGAGCGTCGTAATTTCTGATGTTCCTTCCAACGTCGAATTAACCGCCCTGCGTGATCTGGAGGCGCGAACCGCTGCCGCTCACGGCCAGACGCCGGGAGAAGCATAA
- a CDS encoding CoA transferase subunit A encodes MAEILSLHDAVKQFINDGDIVALEGFTHLIPSAAGHEIIRQGKKALTLVRMTPDLIYDQLIGAGCAKKLIFSWGGNPGVGSLHRLRDAVEKQWPHELEIEEHSHADLANAYVAGASGLPFAVLRAYAGSDLPKVNRYIKTVTCPFTGEVLAAVPAVRPDVTVIHAQKADRKGNVLLWGILGVQKEAALAAKRCIVTVEEIVDNLNAPMNACVLPTWALSAVCLVPGGAHPSYAHGYYERDNRFYQAWDAIARDRESFSAWIADYIHGTADFDEFKARLAGAPGTKS; translated from the coding sequence ATGGCAGAAATTCTGTCTTTGCACGATGCCGTGAAGCAATTCATCAACGATGGCGACATTGTAGCGCTGGAAGGATTCACTCATCTGATTCCCAGCGCGGCCGGTCATGAAATTATTCGTCAGGGCAAGAAAGCTCTAACGTTGGTTCGCATGACACCCGACCTGATATACGACCAGTTGATCGGCGCCGGTTGTGCGAAAAAACTGATCTTCTCGTGGGGCGGTAATCCAGGTGTCGGTTCTCTGCATCGACTACGAGACGCGGTCGAGAAACAATGGCCACATGAGCTTGAGATTGAGGAGCACAGCCACGCCGACCTTGCTAACGCCTATGTTGCGGGCGCCTCCGGTCTGCCGTTTGCAGTGCTCCGAGCTTATGCTGGATCGGATTTGCCGAAGGTGAATCGTTATATCAAAACCGTGACCTGCCCCTTTACCGGTGAGGTATTGGCGGCAGTTCCGGCGGTGCGTCCTGACGTCACTGTGATTCACGCGCAGAAGGCCGACCGCAAAGGAAACGTGCTGCTGTGGGGCATTCTCGGCGTGCAAAAAGAAGCGGCGTTGGCGGCCAAGCGCTGCATCGTCACCGTCGAAGAGATCGTCGACAACCTGAATGCGCCAATGAACGCTTGCGTATTACCCACTTGGGCCTTGAGCGCGGTGTGTCTGGTACCGGGAGGTGCGCATCCGTCCTACGCGCATGGTTACTACGAGCGGGATAATCGTTTCTACCAAGCGTGGGACGCCATTGCTCGAGACCGTGAAAGCTTTAGTGCGTGGATCGCTGATTACATTCATGGCACCGCTGACTTCGATGAATTCAAAGCCCGGTTGGCCGGTGCACCAGGGACAAAGTCATGA
- the pcaR gene encoding pca regulon transcriptional regulator PcaR — translation MNDQLRNSFASLAPPIVASPAKRIQALTGDPDFMTSLARGLAVVHAFQERKRQLTIAQISHRTEIPRAAVRRCLHTLIKLGYATCDGRVYSLLPKVLTLGHAYLSSTPLAISAQPYLDCMSDQLHEACNMATLEGDDILYIARSATTQRLISVDLSVGGRLPAYCTSMGRILLAAMDDASLQEYLDHVDLQPKTSRTVSTPEALLECLQQVRQQGWCIVDQELEQGLRSIAVPVYDASGQVLAALNVSTSAGRVVRRDLEQRFLPIMLDASRDLSTQLFT, via the coding sequence ATGAATGACCAATTACGAAATTCTTTTGCTTCGCTGGCACCGCCCATCGTTGCATCTCCTGCCAAACGAATTCAGGCGCTCACGGGCGATCCTGACTTTATGACGTCTTTGGCCCGAGGACTGGCGGTGGTTCATGCCTTTCAAGAGCGAAAGCGCCAATTGACTATCGCCCAAATCAGCCACCGCACGGAAATTCCTCGCGCCGCTGTGCGCCGTTGCCTGCACACCTTGATTAAGCTCGGGTATGCAACCTGCGATGGTCGTGTCTATTCGTTGCTGCCTAAAGTGTTGACCCTGGGGCATGCCTATTTATCGTCCACACCGCTGGCTATTTCGGCGCAACCTTATCTGGACTGCATGAGTGATCAGCTCCACGAAGCCTGCAACATGGCCACCCTCGAAGGCGACGACATTCTTTATATCGCTCGCTCGGCGACGACCCAACGATTGATCTCGGTGGATTTATCGGTAGGCGGGCGTTTGCCGGCTTATTGCACGTCTATGGGCCGGATTTTGCTAGCTGCGATGGACGACGCGTCGTTGCAGGAGTATCTCGATCATGTCGATTTACAACCCAAAACCAGTCGTACAGTGTCCACTCCTGAAGCGCTGTTGGAATGTCTGCAGCAGGTTCGCCAACAAGGTTGGTGCATCGTTGATCAGGAATTGGAGCAGGGGCTGCGTTCGATAGCAGTCCCGGTGTATGACGCTTCGGGGCAGGTATTGGCTGCGCTTAACGTCAGCACCAGCGCTGGACGAGTAGTGCGTCGCGATCTGGAACAGCGTTTTTTGCCAATTATGCTTGATGCGAGCCGAGACCTGAGTACTCAGCTGTTTACTTGA
- a CDS encoding inorganic phosphate transporter gives MIDFFSGLDAWVVVSLLLALAFVLTFEFINGFHDTANAVATVIYTKAMAPHLAVFLSGAFNFLGVLLGGVGVAYAIVHLLPVELLINVNAGHGLAMVFSLLAAAITWNLGTWYFGIPASSSHTLIGSILGVGLANAIINNIPLADGINWQKVIDIGSSLVFSPVAGFFVSALLLVSLKWWRPLSKMHKTPDQRRKLDDKKHPPFWNRLVLVVSAMAVSFVHGSNDGQKGIGLIMLVLIGIVPAQFVLDLSSTTYQIERTRDATLHLSQFYQRNNATLGEFLALGKSKDGDLPVSSSCNPEQSEPTINALLDTLKGVTDYHALSAENRIEVRRYLLCMDDTARKVSKMPELPAREKADLEKLRKDLTVTTEYAPFWVILAVALALGLGTMIGWKRVVLTIGEKIGKQGMTYAQGMSAQITTTLAIGLANIWALPVSTTHILSSGVAGTMVANKSGLQGGTVRNILLAWVLTLPATVALSAGLFWLASKALT, from the coding sequence ATGATCGATTTTTTCAGCGGACTGGACGCTTGGGTAGTTGTGAGCTTGCTGCTCGCTCTGGCCTTCGTTCTCACCTTCGAGTTCATTAACGGCTTTCATGACACTGCTAACGCAGTCGCGACAGTCATTTATACCAAAGCCATGGCGCCGCACCTGGCGGTTTTCCTGTCCGGCGCGTTCAACTTTCTTGGTGTATTGCTGGGCGGTGTTGGCGTGGCGTATGCCATTGTCCACTTACTGCCTGTCGAATTACTGATCAACGTAAATGCCGGGCACGGTCTGGCCATGGTGTTCTCATTGCTCGCAGCGGCCATCACCTGGAACCTCGGTACTTGGTATTTTGGAATACCGGCCTCCAGCTCACACACCTTGATCGGTTCAATTCTCGGTGTAGGCCTAGCAAATGCGATCATCAATAACATTCCGCTAGCTGACGGTATTAACTGGCAAAAAGTAATCGATATTGGTTCCTCGCTGGTCTTCTCGCCAGTGGCTGGCTTCTTCGTTTCAGCCTTATTGCTGGTAAGTTTGAAGTGGTGGCGTCCGCTGTCGAAGATGCACAAAACGCCCGATCAACGTCGCAAACTTGACGACAAAAAGCATCCTCCGTTCTGGAATCGCCTTGTATTGGTAGTTTCCGCCATGGCCGTCAGTTTTGTGCATGGTTCCAATGACGGACAGAAAGGGATTGGTCTGATCATGCTCGTATTGATCGGTATCGTACCGGCTCAATTCGTGCTCGACCTAAGCAGCACGACCTACCAGATAGAACGCACCCGCGATGCCACGTTGCATCTGAGCCAGTTCTATCAGCGTAACAACGCGACGTTAGGTGAATTTCTAGCACTGGGCAAATCGAAGGACGGCGATCTGCCGGTTAGCTCCAGCTGCAACCCAGAGCAAAGTGAGCCGACAATTAACGCGTTGTTGGACACCCTTAAAGGTGTCACTGACTACCACGCCCTCTCGGCTGAGAACCGCATTGAAGTTCGTCGTTATCTGCTGTGCATGGATGACACCGCCAGAAAAGTTAGCAAGATGCCGGAACTGCCGGCGCGTGAAAAAGCAGATCTTGAGAAGCTTCGCAAAGACCTGACCGTTACGACTGAATACGCGCCGTTTTGGGTGATTCTTGCGGTCGCTCTGGCGCTAGGCCTCGGCACGATGATCGGCTGGAAACGTGTGGTGCTGACTATCGGCGAGAAAATAGGCAAACAGGGGATGACCTATGCTCAAGGCATGTCCGCGCAAATCACTACAACCCTAGCCATCGGCCTGGCAAACATTTGGGCGCTTCCGGTTTCGACCACTCATATTCTGTCGTCGGGCGTCGCCGGAACTATGGTCGCCAACAAAAGCGGCCTGCAAGGCGGCACCGTACGGAACATTCTATTGGCATGGGTTCTGACCCTTCCAGCAACTGTCGCCCTTTCCGCAGGTTTGTTCTGGCTTGCGTCTAAAGCGTTGACCTGA
- a CDS encoding glycosyltransferase family 1 protein, which produces MHIADMTMFYAPASGGVRTYLDAKHRRLGRYPGVRHSLLIPGPSLSHKDGIYKVPAPAVPFGNGYRFPLRLAPWRNVLQDLQPDLIEVGDPYLTAWAALDARRQLDVPVIGFYHSDLPLLVSNRIGSWIGTNVEAYVSKLYSNFDRVLAPSRVMANKLISLGVQNVHVQPLGVDLLTFSPTLRDPSLKVELGLSEDTRLLIFAGRGSREKNVPVLLDCMRQLGSKYHLLLVGSHMPAVVPQNVSVIDHFRPASEVARLLASSDALLHAGDQETFGLVILEAMASGIPVVAVAAGAFTEIVPETCGILCQPNHAAAMASAVQELFSHDSAQIGAKARSYVEQQYAWDTVVSGLLQHYQAVLGTRSPALVHV; this is translated from the coding sequence GTGCATATCGCTGACATGACTATGTTCTACGCCCCTGCCAGCGGTGGCGTGCGCACTTATCTAGATGCTAAACATCGGCGCTTGGGACGCTATCCGGGAGTTCGTCATAGCCTCCTTATTCCAGGTCCCAGCCTAAGCCATAAAGACGGGATTTATAAAGTGCCCGCGCCCGCAGTACCGTTCGGCAATGGATACCGATTTCCGCTTCGCCTAGCACCATGGCGAAACGTCCTGCAAGATTTACAACCAGATCTGATTGAAGTTGGAGACCCCTATCTAACGGCATGGGCTGCACTTGACGCACGCCGCCAATTAGATGTGCCTGTCATCGGCTTTTACCATTCCGATTTGCCACTGCTCGTCAGCAACCGCATTGGCAGTTGGATCGGGACCAATGTCGAAGCGTACGTTAGTAAGCTGTACAGCAACTTTGATCGGGTACTTGCCCCTAGCAGAGTTATGGCCAATAAATTAATAAGTTTGGGCGTACAAAATGTCCACGTTCAACCATTGGGCGTGGATCTCTTGACCTTCTCGCCAACATTGCGTGATCCCAGCCTGAAGGTTGAATTGGGACTTTCCGAGGACACGCGCCTATTGATCTTTGCGGGCAGAGGCTCACGTGAAAAAAATGTGCCTGTACTACTGGATTGCATGAGGCAACTGGGGAGCAAGTACCATTTGCTACTGGTCGGCTCACACATGCCAGCGGTGGTTCCACAGAACGTATCGGTGATTGATCATTTCCGTCCAGCCAGTGAAGTCGCTCGCCTTCTGGCCAGTTCCGACGCGCTGTTGCACGCTGGGGATCAGGAAACCTTTGGATTGGTTATCCTTGAAGCGATGGCAAGCGGTATTCCGGTGGTGGCGGTGGCTGCCGGCGCGTTCACTGAAATTGTTCCCGAAACGTGCGGCATACTCTGTCAACCTAACCACGCTGCTGCGATGGCTAGCGCTGTACAAGAGTTGTTTAGCCACGACAGCGCACAAATAGGCGCTAAAGCGCGCAGCTACGTTGAACAGCAATATGCCTGGGACACAGTGGTCTCGGGACTGCTCCAACATTATCAAGCGGTGCTCGGCACTCGATCACCGGCACTTGTCCATGTCTGA
- a CDS encoding polysaccharide deacetylase family protein: MSDTHPAVLVVLHDVAPETWSDYQPFVEAIDALGSIPMTWLVVPDFHKRNPLGIDLHFQRVLESRVARGDELALHGYYHCDDSPPPKTPREYFMRRILTWEGEFYALDHDHALARLQAGVELFERLGWPLHGFVAPAWLMSDGTREALRAMHFSYTSDSQNLFQLPDFSKIAAPGMVWSARSAWRRGVSKLVSDRLEIMFQKAQVIRLGLHPVDMRHPFSRNYWLKLLQRLIDGGRTPMTKADWIATHHNAPRSIA; this comes from the coding sequence ATGTCTGACACCCATCCCGCAGTGCTTGTGGTGTTGCACGACGTGGCACCCGAGACTTGGTCCGACTATCAACCGTTCGTTGAAGCCATCGATGCTCTGGGTAGCATACCTATGACGTGGCTAGTGGTTCCGGACTTCCACAAGCGCAACCCTCTGGGTATTGACCTTCATTTTCAGCGGGTGTTGGAAAGTCGCGTGGCTCGTGGCGACGAACTGGCGCTGCACGGTTACTACCACTGTGACGATAGTCCACCCCCAAAGACGCCGCGTGAGTATTTCATGCGCCGTATTCTTACATGGGAAGGCGAGTTTTATGCGCTTGATCACGATCACGCTCTCGCTCGATTACAAGCCGGCGTTGAGCTTTTTGAGCGTCTTGGTTGGCCACTTCACGGATTCGTTGCACCGGCTTGGTTAATGAGTGACGGGACACGGGAAGCCTTGCGTGCAATGCATTTTTCCTACACCAGCGACTCACAAAATCTTTTTCAACTGCCTGACTTTTCCAAGATTGCAGCGCCAGGGATGGTCTGGAGCGCTCGCAGCGCGTGGCGGCGAGGTGTATCGAAACTGGTTAGTGATCGGCTAGAAATTATGTTCCAGAAGGCTCAAGTGATCCGGCTTGGACTGCACCCAGTCGACATGCGCCACCCCTTTTCCCGGAATTACTGGCTAAAACTGCTGCAACGGTTGATTGACGGGGGCCGCACGCCAATGACTAAAGCTGACTGGATAGCCACGCACCACAATGCCCCAAGGTCCATAGCGTGA